Within Quercus lobata isolate SW786 chromosome 5, ValleyOak3.0 Primary Assembly, whole genome shotgun sequence, the genomic segment CTTCTAAAGCCTTCAACTTGAATTTTGTACATTCACCAGAGTAAGCAAGAGTGACTGTTCTTTGCTATTTAACTTATGAATTACTTGAGAAGGAATAATGGAGACGTgtaattctcttttctttttctttttctttttctttttttcttttatatatatatatatatataaatcaaaacaTAGCTACAAGTATTTGTTCAaactcaaaaatgaaaaattcatttGTATTCATTCTTCCAAGCAGACAAAATTGGTGAGAAAGCAAGACCTTGTGATTGGGAATATCTAAATTGCAGGGGGAAAGACCAAGTTTATAAAATCCCTCCACTGGCTCTAGCCCATAACCAAATTTAGCATTAGTTAAGTCCCAGTAAATCTCAGTTATACTGGAATCCACTTCTAAATTCTGAGACaccttttttttagagaacaACCGTGGCTTTATATAAACCTTACAGAGGCATTGATTAGCCAAATCATCAATCTCAACACCAAGGCCTTGACCCATCAAACTTTTGATCCATGTAATGGTGATCAAgctaaaattaaaaccaaaatctttcctttcttcgctaatccaaaaaaaaagaagaaaaaagaaactttcTTTTCTGATATGACTATAATGTTACCATGCAACAATTAGAGCATTCACTACTAAATAATAGAAATGCAGGGAATGCAAAAATTGATATATAGAAAAAGGGTCTTCTAAGAACCTCAATTGACTGACGATGAACTCAAGCACCCATCATCCTTAAGCTTCAAGATCAACTTCTAAACCCTTCAACTTGAATTTTGTACATTCACCAGAGTTCTAGATCTACAGACCAGCAATTTTATACTCATTCAGGCCATTTTATACTTACCAagcatttgaattttgacagATATATACAACTAGTAGTTTCTAAGCATGACATACTGGACAAATTGCACCTCATCGTTACAATGACTATTGCAGTTTACCAAACATGTCCTAACTAAAACTGTGATTTCAGGTCTCGATTGTCAAGTTCGAATTTGtgattttcaattcaaaagtttgtaaaatttattttttcatataaagtTTGTACAATTAAATGATCTAAGTATCATTCAATAACTACACCTTTTGACAACCATAAAGCCTAGAGTATAGTCATACATTTCACCATTAAACCTTGCCTCATCTCctgattaattaggttaagAAAAGGGCCACCTTGGTCCTCGATCAAAGAATTACGTATTAGATTGAAAAGGATAGTGCATTCTCGGCAATCTTGGTAAAAACGTGAGGTTTAGTTGCATTTTTTTAAGTGGCGTTTACAAAAACGTGGCTGTAGAGTGGCCTTGAGCTACAGTTACGCCAGCCGCATTTACCAAACATAGCCCAAAGATTAGTTCTATAGCCCTGTTTTGATGCTTGAGCTATGTTTTTGTGAGTTGGCCtaaggccgcgttttaaaaacgtggctatagacccaaccaatttttttttaaaattagaatgTATCGTAAAGTCGCGTTTGGaaatgcggctataggtttggcataaattaaaggaaaaatccCTCAATTccacacaataaaaaaaaaggcaaaaaaccACTTTTGGTTTctacattttcaggcgattttcattttagtccctacattttatttttaccctttttaATCTTTATCCTAAAAACACTTCTCGTTTTGGTCCATGTCGTTATATTAGAAACGGAAAAAGCTAACGTGGCAAACCGcagaaataaataatactaaattaatatCCACGTggtctaaattaataataaaaaatgccacgttagcatttaaattaaaaaaattaatttattaattttaactaaataaaaaaaattaaaaacagaattaaaattaaaaatcatatgaattgagatttaagtgtgtcttgaacaagaacaacaagaacataaATCCAGatttaagaacacaaacccagaaattcaaaaaaaataaacattaaatcAAAACCCAGCCAAATCAACGACAAAACATCTAAATCATccaacatcaacaacaaaacAACATAGCACTAATCAGGCCATTGATCATCAACAAAGCTTCAGAAAAACCAATCATCAACCCAAAATTCATAAATTACATCATCAAACCACAGATcctcaacaaacccaaaaaaaaaaacacagatccTCTATGCTTCTCTCTTTCAGATCTGGTCTGGACAATTTATTAGgcgtaaaccaaaaaaaaaaaagaaaacaaaaaaaaagaaaaaaaagaagcgtAACATTGTTATTACTCACTCTTATTTAACACAAACACATTCCTTCACACAACCTTTCACAAAAactcccatcaaaaaaaaaaaaaaaaaaaacctttcacaaaaactcaaaacccttcttctgtttctctctctagaaaaaaaagaaggaaagaaagaaagaaacactctctttctctctctttcttctgttTCTCTCTCCATCCACGATGCCGCCGTGCTCTGAGCCACGCCGATCCACGCCACCGGCGTCCCGTGATCTTCTCACTCTCCCTTGATCTTCCCACACCACCCATTTCCCTTCTCCATCTCCACTCCACCGGCCACCACCGACCCATTCAAACACACACTCACAAACCCAACACCACCATACCCATTCTCTCCGTTTCTCTCTTCCTAGCCGCAACTCACCACAATTTCTTCCATCAATCTCTGCAATTTTAGGTTTGTTTCTCTCAACTTCAGTTTTTCTATTTCATGGTATTTTCAatgatttgttttgggtttgtgtttgttcCCTTTTGTATTTTCGTTTGTGGTGGCATAGACTGTATCTCAATCTAATCGACAAAGTGTGTTCATTGTTACTATCATGCTTTGTTCATGGatgtaaattatttatgattttacCTTTCTAATAAAAGGACAATTAATGTAATAATCAAAATCATAAGAGAGATATTTCATGCCTGCTTGGAAATCAAATTCAATCCGTAACATGAAGTTTCATTGCCTAGGTAATCACACTGAGTCATGCTGAGTAAGGAATTGGGTTATACATGGATACATCTCCTCCACAGCctgcattttattatttattattattttttttaatctgaaatTGCATGTATCACTTTGAGATTGAAGTTTCTAGTTGTTCTTATTCtcgcaaattttttttatcttaacaagtgggattttgatttttcactTGTACTCACAAGTAGCATCTCTTCTACTCACAAGTCACAGCAACCCTTTTTCAGTCTCTTTtcggtttcttttctcattttccaCCTCCTTTTAGCTGACCATTTTTcgttaaaatttgtttttgtagtCACCCATAGCCATGGCTTCTGGCATGTTCGTGGAAGTCATTAAAGAAGTTGGGTTGTGCCTATGGCAGTCTGGGTCCAAGTGTTTAGTCCACATTCgcgatttgaaagaaaatctcaaTTCCTTGGAAGTTACTATGGAGCAACTCATGCAAATATATGAAGATGTGCAGCAAAGGGTCCAAACCGAAGAGTTATTACCACTCGCGAAGCGTACCTGCGAAGTGGCTGGCTGGTTTGATGGGGTACGGAAACTGAATGAAGATGTGAGCAAAACTCTCCAAGATGGTAAGGAACAAGAGCAGAACAAGTGTCTCGCAGGTTATTGTCCCAAAAACTGTTGGCAAAGCTATAAGTTAGGAAAGAGAGTAAGAAAAATGCTGGATGAGGTagaaaagatgaagaataaaGGTCGATTCGACATTGTGGTTGCAAAGATGCATAATCCCGTTAACAAGAAGCCCATGGATGAGACCATGGGTTTAGATCCCATGCTTCAAAAGGTCTGGAGATGCATTGAAGACAAGAGTCTGAGAGTCATTGGTTTATATGGAGTCGGAGGTGTCGGAAAGACTACCCTCCTTCACAGAATAAACAATCTGTTCTTGAGCCTAAGCCATGATTTTGTGGAAGTTATTTTGGTTTCAGTATCAAAAGAACCAGATGTGAAAAATATTCAGAATACAATTCTCCAAAAATTGGGTCTCCTTGAAGGCTCTAGATTTGTTTCTACAGAGGAAAATGCCACACTAATATGCCGCAGGCTAGAAGAGAGAaagtttttgttattgttagatGATATATGGGAATGGCTTGATCTCAACCTTGTAGGAATTCCTCTTCCAGATGATCAGAATGAGTCCAAAGTAATATTTACAACCCGATTAGAGGAAGTTTGTGGCCTCATGGGAGCTCAGCAAAATATCAAGGTAGAGTGTTTAACACAAGAAGAAGCCTTACGTTTGTTTCGGATGAAGGTAGGTGAAAACACTTTAAATTCTGATCCACGTATACCGAAGCTTGCAGAAGATATGGCTGCAGAATGCAAAGGCTTGCCACTAGCTCTGGTCACTGTTGGGCGTGCAATGGCTAGTAGGAAGGATCCAGAAGACTGGGAGTCTGAAATAGCCGCATTGAGGAACACTCCTTCAGAGTTTCCAGGCATGGATTCTGTTCTGCTTCCTTTGAAGTTTAGTTTCGAAAAACTGCAGAATGCTACCTTTAAGTCTTGTTTCTTGTATTGTTGTCTATTCCCTGATGGATATAACATCAGGAAAGAGGAACTCATTGAATATTGGAGAGCAGAAAGGCTTCTAGATGAATATTACCATGATGGAGAATATATAATCAGAAGTTTGGAGCGTGCATGTTTACTGGAGAGTGGTGAATCAGAAGAGTTCGTTAAGATGCACGGTTTGATTCGTGACATGGCCTGGTGGGAATGTAGAGACAAGGTTGCAATATTCATTAAAAGAGATGCTGAGTCAGATGAAGAACGCGGATTAAGCATATGGAATGGAGTAGAAAGGTTGTCTTTGTGGGATTATAGTATAGATGATGTCCTCATAAATTCTTCACCGTCATGCATAGAACATTTCTGCCAAAATGTCAAGCAGTTACCGAATCTCCGTACTATGATTTGTAAGGTTCCATTGTTAACAACATTTCCAGCTGGTTTCTTCCCTTTGATGTCTGCTTTGACACTCTTGGATTTGTCAAATAGTTTTCTCTTACGTGAGTTACCCAAGGAGAttggtaaattaatcaacttggaATCTCTTAATGTCTCTGAAACTGCTATCACAGAATTGCCGGATGAAATTCAATATTTGGAAAAGTTAAGGTGCTTGATATTAAATGGAACAAACATTCCGGAAATACAAAGGGGATTGATATCAAGATTTCAGTTCTTGGAAATATTTAGTAGGTTCGGTGACAAATATTTCAGTTACTCAGAGGTGTTAGGGGATCTGGTTAACTTACCACATTTGAGTGAAATCTGCATTGCCATTACTTCCGACACAGCTATCATCCAAAGATTAATGTCATTGGAGAGGTTACAAGGGTGCATAAGAAAACTCTCACTCTTCTCATGCGATGAGTTGACCTCCCTCGTACTATCACCCACATCGCTATATAGAATGGAGCATCTTGAATTGCGTCAATGTTCAAGTTTAAGAGAAGTGGGAATTGAGCCTTTTCGGATCCATCAAATGCCTAAGAACTTTGACCATTGTTCCATGTTTGGCAAACTTCGCAGGGTAGTGATTGGAGATTGTGGCAACTTGAGAGATGTGACGTGGCTCATTTATGCTGCAAAACTTGAAACTCTTGACTTACGTGACTGTAAAAATTTGAGGGAAATTATAGGATTCAAGTTGGGACATGGAgcagaaatagaaaaaatgtcAAGAAATTTCATATTCTCAAGTCTCAAGGTTCTACGTTTGGTTAGGTTACCAGTCCTATATACAATATGCTGCTATGTCTTGCACTTTCCTTTGCTTAGAAAGATTGAGGTACTAAAATGTCATAGTCTAGAGATGCTGCCATTTGATTCCAAAAGCGCGAAGAACTGTCTAATTCATGGAGAAGAAAAGTGGTGGGATAGATTGGATTGGGCGGATGAAGCGACTAAGCaaatttttagttcaaaattctTCCGTCATTCCTGGTAATTTAGTAAGAACTTCAAATTCAGCTCCTTAACTTAAATTGTTTGTGCTCTTCTAGTTCTAAACCATATGCTGTCAGTTCAAAATTGTTTGTGAAATTAGGATTTATGAATTGacaatttgttattttcttaaaattaaatgatCTGTTTTAATCAAATTGATGCTTCATCTAAgtagttgagacttgagattTGTCACTAATATCAGTATTGATTTTGGAAGGATTTTGATTAATTTAAGATTGGTGATCGTTGGTACTAATTAAGGTTGTGCCCTTTTGGGGTTTTCATTGTTTCAATGCTTTTCTTATGAAATAGAGGATGAAGTTTAATTAAGTCCCTAATTACTGGTTGGGACTATTAATAATAATTGGACCAGGTGAAGGTATTCAACTTGGGACATACAGTTGTTGTTTTTCTCAAATTAAGGCCCTCAATTGACGATGtggctcttttttttctttaattttttttttttttaaattcaatagttGTAACAacgaaaaatgaaagaaattgatACATTTTTATCCCAAtttcaaatatcaaatttaataaaaataattatgtaattATATGAAAACGaaggttgttattattattactagtgtATAATCCGTACATATGcacaatataattttaaaaaattacaattatacacatatatagattcaaattattctctctctctctctctctcttatttttttattttaatttcttttgaatatacacatgagtttactctttctttctttttttctttgatttttgatgatttatttatattagacctTTCGTCTTTTGCATCTCATTAACTTACctagaacaaaaaattttaaaaaataataataattaaataggACACGTAGCGCAAAATTAGAcaataattggaatccaatttaaaacctaattggattttctctccgttttacttattaatatatatatatatatatatatgtatatgaatagattttttttgggtataaaatgGATCCTTGCATGgatttactttttttgtttaatgggaTTTATTTTAGGTGTAATCCGAGAATGACTTGAGATACTAGggattaagttttaaaattgaattttgttaaCAAAATAGCATTATTTATGTACATAAATAATgctattttaaatatatgttttgttattattaattattatgatTAGTTATTGCTACTTTTAATCATATTGTTGCTCGTTTTGGTCATGTTTATTTGCTCTATCATTGGTTAATTTAGATCTTGGCCCTAATTAGTTGTATTAGGACTTTTTAAGACCTTAGATTTGAGTTTTGCAcatcattatttttatcttttggaGTTAATAGTGTAGAATTGCATTTTACTGATTTGTTGCGGTGTTTATTTTGCTTCAAGGGGCGATGATGACGACGAAGATGTTGGGGCAAGTTCTAGTGCGATTTGATTCGCGGTTTCTTGCTTTTGTATACTTGAGGTAAGTAGTGCTTGTGCACATTACTCATTTATGTTCCCacattttatatgttgagaATTACTTATAGacctgaggaaaaaaaaattcttataaataTATGCTACTGGATATCTCTTcatacatttttaattttttgtacgCCTTTCTTAaccccatttatttatttattttttttcggcTGAATGCTTCTTAACCTCACTTGTTCATGCTGTTCGCCCGACTATGGTGACCAATGTGCCTGGGTCTTATTAGATTTACGCTATTTcccatattttatatatatatatatatgggcaaaacttaagtacagtaccttaaccccatttatttatttattttttttcggcTGAATGCTTCTTAACCTCACTTGTTCATGCTGTTCGCCCGACTATGGTGACCAATGTGTCTGGGTCTTATTAGATTTACGCTATTTcccatattttatatatatatatatatatatatgggcaaaacttaagtacagtaccttaggtgcaGTACCTTAGGTAccccttttaaaatttaaacacctGTCCACTTACTTAACACTGAAACGGCTGTTTACATCtctgtttatttctttttctcttttatttttcccctgTTTCAGACTCAAGAACTCCCACAAGAAAACCCCAAAACTTACCAGCTCCTAGATTTCCTatgacttttctcttttcttctctttctctctctctttccttctctcttgCTTAGATTGTTTGAGTTATTGAATCCAGCTCtctgaactctctctctctctcgcgcTCTATTTTCACATATTGATTGGCTGGAACTAAAGTGATTTGTTGGTATGTATCAACTAAATCTTATTATAGGTTTTCAATTCTagttgttgggtttgtgttattttgaggTTGGTATAGTTTTTCTCTGACTTGGGTGTCAATTTTGGTTAATGGGTCTGTGTTATTATTGCTTTGGTTAGTTTTGATATATGGGTTTCCAATTCTagtgctgggtttgtgttcttttgaGGTTTGGTAGAGTTTTTCTTTGCTGATTCTGATTTCGGCATCAATTTTGGTTAATGGGTCTGTGTTATTATTGCTTTGGTtagttttgatttgggttttcaattctagtttctaggtttgtgttattttgaggTTTGTTAGAATTTTCCTCTGTTGATTCTAATTTGGGCGTCAATTTTGGTTAATTGGTCTGTGTTATTATTGCTTTGGTTAATGGGTCTGTGTTATTATTGGAATGGAGTTTGATTCAGAGGAAGAGgcatatttatattataatacaTATGCTGGATATGTTGGATTCAGTTTTCATAGATATTGGCTGAACAAAAGAATCTAAGTGGTGCTTATTTCTTTTGGAAGTtatcttattttgttttcatgtaGTGcttattctatttcaattttaCTTGGAAATGGTAGGCATCAAGCATTGTGTCTGATTATTCATTCTGCAAGGGATGGCAGCAATGCTAGTCATTAGATTCCATGGGTTTGAACTTAGTGTGGTGGTAGTTGGCCATGTTTATTATTTGTAGATCAATTTATTATGAGCTTACTAGCTCTATGACCCTGGCCACCCTACaagtaataaatatttattacattTGGGGATCACCAAGGAAGAATTTCATGCAATTACATGGTTTACCAGCTGGGCGGTAGATGTTGACCATGGTTCAAATCTTCCTGAAGTTCCTAATGTCAAATTGCATCTAGAGTCAATGTAATTAGTTTGAAATTGTCATAATGTAGATTCATTCTTCTAGTTTTCTTGTAggaattttggaaaaaaatttgggtCGGTATTTCATTTTAAGCAATTGACCCAGTTACTTTTTTCATGCCATGACAGTGAAAATAAAGAATGTGGTGGAGATGCAAGTGGAGTTGAAGACATTGTGAGGAACATGAAAGCAGTTGAAAGGGCAGTCTTGGGGTTTATGTGCAAGCAGATTGTTGACATGGGAAGATTGATGTAGGTCAAGGAATGTGGTTTAGAAACAGAGTTTATCATATATGTCCGATCAAGCATTTCTCCTGAAAATCATCTACTGATTGCCAGACATACTAATCAATTTTGAGatgtctttgttttttcttttatgtaaggTTGTATGATTTCCAATTTTGCTAGAATGTGCTATTGTATGACACTCTTATTCAAGTTTTGAAATGAGGAGTGGAGTTCTGAGAATTGCTTGGCAAGTGAATGAAATACATTTAACACGATTTCACTTTCATCTCTTCAGTTTGGACTTGGTTAGGgacaatttgacaattttttttttgggatgaaattTGGTAATTGATACGAGTATTGCAAAAATTTACCTAAACAGGACAAGGTACAATCTACTTTGGTAGATTGCATACTCCCTAGCAGCATTTTAGCCTTTAGAAAAACTAAAGAGGAAAAGCACAAAGCAATATTTGATCTGATCATAAAACTCTCACAAAATATGTTTCACTGGTTATAATTTCCTAGTGAAATATATTCAACTTTATACTGCACATGCAAGTGAGtctctaatttcttttttgaatagcCTACAATTGATACACTTAGCTCACTTTCCTGCTGCTTTGCTCTTTACTCTTACTTTACATCCATAACTAGTTCTTGCTTGTAAAAAAATGTAACTGGCTGTCTCTGCCATTATAAGGTGGAGCAAGTTTAAACCCTTTTACTCTTAGCTGTAATTTGATTAGCCGTTCACCTATTccattcttgaattttcttaagCTTAGTAGAATCGTAATCTAGTAATCTGCCTACACTTTTTAGATGGATGCGCATGAGCAAATGTGTTGCCCGTATCTGAATTCCCATTAGTCATGCCGACTTGAAAAGGGCTTGGCCATATCCACTTCGGCTTTTGGAAGTTACTCTTATTTTGTTTTCGTATAGTGcttattctatttcaattttatgTGATAAGGAActtagttttgataataaaatgaagTAACCAatgttttattaaattgtgAAGTCACATTACAAATATCACATGGCATGTTGCAAAAGAGAAttcactaattttttaaatcatttcctTTGCTCCCATTTGTAAACTAAAAACATAATTCACTAATTAAATACAATGcgtattttgcaatttttaaataaattacaattgtACAGAATAAATTGAATATATTCATGAGCCCTACTACCTATTCAATCTAACACCAACTGCCTCTCTTCTTGATTGGCAAACAATATGTTCGAAATGGTTGGGCTGCAAATCACTTTGTCTCCGTTAAACTATCATATCTTCTAAGAAAGCAAGCAGTGAAGGAAAAAGGCAGGCAAACAACTTCTTTTGTAAAAAATCTGGACAGAAAACAGGCAGGAGCAACCTTGCATCTTGTGACAATTTAATGAAGATATTCCTTGAGAACATGCTTCAACTGAGAGGTCGAGaaaaaatgaacaaatcttTAAGCATGCTAACCCAATTGTCATTATTTTCCTGCAATAATGAAAAGTTATACATTCAGTAGATACCACATTTAAAAATCAAGCTACAATGTTAATGACCAGTCACCAGAGCAGTCTTAGAAGATATgacaaataaaccaaaaaaattcactaGCCACTAAAACATCTCCAGGTATTACTAATATCAATGCCTCCAATAACTTCCAAAATATGCAAATCAAGATATTTGTATTTAATTCTCTAAGATTAGTATTTGATTGCTGTTCTAAGAATCTTTTGCCTTTCCAATTtcgaattttttatttgaaactatCAATCAAACACCAAAGACAAACGtcaaacattgaaaaaataattagaactCAACTTCATCAAGGTGAACAGAGAAATCAATGTCCATTTGCTGTTAATTTTCCTTTGTACCTCTTCCACGTAAAACTCAAATGcttctcactctctcttcaaAACTGGATAGCCAGCTTCAAAGGGTACTATCAATAGTTACCAATTTACATTATCACCAACTACCTGCTACTCTACAAGGATCCCATCATCCTTAAGAAGCAATCGTACTATCAataattacaaagaaagcaCTAGAactaaattatcacaaataatGCCAGTGTTCCTCCCTACGTATATGATCAAAAATTATAAGTGGCCTTATATAACtagcaattattttttatacataaatgAATTTGATAAGATTAAGACATGGTGTTACTACAACACAGTGATCCACACACTTAGACAGTGAAGGGTTTgttcttttcttgcttttcctACTGATGCGATGTCAAAATGGTTTCTTAGGAGTCTATCAGCTTTGTGGTTTATCAGACCAATTAACCAAAATTGGCGCCCAAATCAGAATCAACAAAGGAAAATTCTAACAAAcctcaaaataacacaaacctagaaactagaattgaaaacccaaatcaaaactaACCAAAGTAATAATAACACAGGCCCATTAACCAAAATTGACACCCAAATcagaatcaacaaagaaaagcTCTACCAAAcctcaaaataacacaaacccagcacTAGAATTGGAAACCCATATCAAAACTAACCAAAGCAATAATAACATAGACCCATTAACCAAAATTGACACCCAAGTCAGAGAAAAACTATACCAGcctcaaaataacacaaacccagcaactaGAATTGAAAACCTATAATGAGATTTAGTTGATACATACCAACGAATCACTTTAGTTCCAGCCAACCAATATGTGAAaatagagtgagagagagagagagttcagaGAGTTGGATTCGATAACTCAAACAACCTAAGcgagagagaaggaaagagagagagaaagagaagaaaagagaacgTCATAGGAAATCTAGGAGCTAGTGAGTTTTGGGGTTTTCTTGTGGGAGTTCTTAAGTCTGAAAcaggggaaaaataaaagagaaaaagaaataaacggAGAGGTAAACTGCCGTTTCAGTGTTAAGTAAGTGGAcaagtgtttaaattttaaaaggggTACCTAAGGTACTGcacctaagttttgccctatatatatatatatatatatatctatgaaCCATTGATTTCATGCattctattattattagttataaCTAATCTATGAAATTTTCTAgtaaaactaaattcaaactaaatacATTGGAGGGCAAATTCCTCTAATTCATGCAACCAACAAATGCCACTagttcaaaatttatattatcaCTTACAAACCTAGTAGTTCCTAGGTGTATTTCTTGTATGATTTatgctttatatatatgtagattCTATAGTGTTAATTTCTATGTTTTATATGCTACTAAAGTCTCCATTTTCAATGTATCAAATTATCAATGCCTACGATTTTTATGTTAATGAAGATAGCTTTTCTTTAGTATCCTATTTGATATGGGAGATAAAATTATGGCCCATTAAcattttaattgaagaaaagtttaaatttcTAAGATTGTAATTATAATAAGGTGaaactatgaaaaaaaatagtaactaaTATACATTTTTGCTTTTGAAGAATATGGCTTTTTAATCATATACATGGTCACTCTCTTGGAATTTGAGCAAGAAGTAAAAGACTTCTTAGACTTGGAAATCTATAGATCTTTAATCAAATTACTTgatcaaacaaaaagaaaaactaagaaatatagaagagagaaagagagataaggAGAATGAGGAAAGAATCACATATATATGTAGATAAAGATGCCAGTTGTAATGGTGGTGTAGATGAGGAGATTGAGGCAAGAACCACATATATATGTAGATAAAGATGTTGGTTGTAATGGTGGtgtaattttttgcttttgaagaagaaaagtacaggggaaaaacaaatttatttcattGTCAACAGCAAAGTAAGCAAAGTAAGCCAGAGTccaggaaatatatatatatatatatatttttttttttaacgtaggagcaaaaatttgaaactttttagaatttttataaaattaaatattgtaaGAGTAGTGCTACTGACGCAAACtttcacaaaaattttacaacaaaatctTGGTGGCAAGTTGTTAAAGGTAGGTAAAAAGGTGATGTCAATTGTGGGAAACCtgtaaa encodes:
- the LOC115992754 gene encoding disease resistance protein SUMM2-like isoform X2, producing the protein MASGMFVEVIKEVGLCLWQSGSKCLVHIRDLKENLNSLEVTMEQLMQIYEDVQQRVQTEELLPLAKRTCEVAGWFDGVRKLNEDVSKTLQDGKEQEQNKCLAGYCPKNCWQSYKLGKRVRKMLDEVEKMKNKGRFDIVVAKMHNPVNKKPMDETMGLDPMLQKVWRCIEDKSLRVIGLYGVGGVGKTTLLHRINNLFLSLSHDFVEVILVSVSKEPDVKNIQNTILQKLGLLEGSRFVSTEENATLICRRLEERKFLLLLDDIWEWLDLNLVGIPLPDDQNESKVIFTTRLEEVCGLMGAQQNIKVECLTQEEALRLFRMKVGENTLNSDPRIPKLAEDMAAECKGLPLALVTVGRAMASRKDPEDWESEIAALRNTPSEFPGMDSVLLPLKFSFEKLQNATFKSCFLYCCLFPDGYNIRKEELIEYWRAERLLDEYYHDGEYIIRSLERACLLESGESEEFVKMHGLIRDMAWWECRDKVAIFIKRDAESDEERGLSIWNGVERLSLWDYSIDDVLINSSPSCIEHFCQNVKQLPNLRTMICKVPLLTTFPAGFFPLMSALTLLDLSNSFLLRELPKEIGKLINLESLNVSETAITELPDEIQYLEKLRCLILNGTNIPEIQRGLISRFQFLEIFSRFGDKYFSYSEVLGDLVNLPHLSEICIAITSDTAIIQRLMSLERLQGCIRKLSLFSCDELTSLVLSPTSLYRMEHLELRQCSSLREVGIEPFRIHQMPKNFDHCSMFGKLRRVVIGDCGNLRDVTWLIYAAKLETLDLRDCKNLREIIGFKLGHGAEIEKMSRNFIFSSLKVLRLVRLPVLYTICCYVLHFPLLRKIEVLKCHSLEMLPFDSKSAKNCLIHGEEKWWDRLDWADEATKQIFSSKFFRHSW
- the LOC115992754 gene encoding disease resistance protein SUMM2-like isoform X1, producing MASGMFVEVIKEVGLCLWQSGSKCLVHIRDLKENLNSLEVTMEQLMQIYEDVQQRVQTEELLPLAKRTCEVAGWFDGVRKLNEDVSKTLQDGKEQEQNKCLAGYCPKNCWQSYKLGKRVRKMLDEVEKMKNKGRFDIVVAKMHNPVNKKPMDETMGLDPMLQKVWRCIEDKSLRVIGLYGVGGVGKTTLLHRINNLFLSLSHDFVEVILVSVSKEPDVKNIQNTILQKLGLLEGSRFVSTEENATLICRRLEERKFLLLLDDIWEWLDLNLVGIPLPDDQNESKVIFTTRLEEVCGLMGAQQNIKVECLTQEEALRLFRMKVGENTLNSDPRIPKLAEDMAAECKGLPLALVTVGRAMASRKDPEDWESEIAALRNTPSEFPGMDSVLLPLKFSFEKLQNATFKSCFLYCCLFPDGYNIRKEELIEYWRAERLLDEYYHDGEYIIRSLERACLLESGESEEFVKMHGLIRDMAWWECRDKVAIFIKRDAESDEERGLSIWNGVERLSLWDYSIDDVLINSSPSCIEHFCQNVKQLPNLRTMICKVPLLTTFPAGFFPLMSALTLLDLSNSFLLRELPKEIGKLINLESLNVSETAITELPDEIQYLEKLRCLILNGTNIPEIQRGLISRFQFLEIFSRFGDKYFSYSEVLGDLVNLPHLSEICIAITSDTAIIQRLMSLERLQGCIRKLSLFSCDELTSLVLSPTSLYRMEHLELRQCSSLREVGIEPFRIHQMPKNFDHCSMFGKLRRVVIGDCGNLRDVTWLIYAAKLETLDLRDCKNLREIIGFKLGHGAEIEKMSRNFIFSSLKVLRLVRLPVLYTICCYVLHFPLLRKIEVLKCHSLEMLPFDSKSAKNCLIHGEEKWWDRLDWADEATKQIFSSKFFRHSWGDDDDEDVGASSSAI